The Candidatus Bathyarchaeota archaeon genome includes the window CCTCCCGAGAGGGCTGCGAGATATATCCAAATAGAGAAGGAGATGGCCGGGATCTACAACGAACATGGCTGTCTAGGCGTTGAGATATACCGGGATGCGGTAGACCCCCAAAACTGGATGGAGGTCTACAGGTTCAGGGATAAAGAGCACTACGAGGAGGTCGTCCACTCCGTCGTAAAGGACCCTAGAATAGAGGGTTTGACAAAGGCCTTCACCTCCCTGTTGGATGGAGAGGAGAATAGGCCCAGAAAGGGAGTATACTTCAGGATGATATAGTTGGATTTCTTGAGTCGAGTAAGTGGTTGGCATGGATGAAGCTCTTCAGGGTTATAGGGGGCGCGTGAGGGAGGCCCTAGAGACCGCCGGGATTAAGGTGGGAGACCTGTTGAGGATCAACGGGAGAAGCGGAACCTATGAGGGCATACTGATGCCGAGGATAGAGACAGCCCACGACGCATACATCGTTCTGAAGCTCCGAAGCGGCTACAACATCGGTATAGCCTTCGAGGATTCCATGAGCATAGAACGCTTGAGAGAGGCTGAGAGGCCTCACTTCAGGCCCCCACCCATCCCTGAGACCAAGCCTAGCCTACCAAGGGTGAGCATAATAAGCACAGGAGGAACGATAGCGAGCAGGGTAGACTATACCACTGGAGGAGTAAGAGCAGCCATAAGCTCCAGGGACCTCCTAAGCATAATACCCGAGCTCTCGGATATCGCTGTTATAGACGCCGATATACTCTTCTCGATATTCAGCGAGAACATGGAGCCAAGCCACTGGTCGGAGATGGCCAGGAGGACAGCCCAGAAGATAAGGGATGGGGCGGAAGGTGTTATCATAACCCATGGTACTGATACAATGGGCTACTCATCAGCAGCCTTGAGCTTCGCCCTCCAGGGCCTCCCAGTTCCCGTCATCCTCGTTGGCTCCCAGAGGAGCTCTGACAGGCCCAGCTCCGACGCCGCCACAAACCTAATAGGCTCGGTCAAGGCGGCTATCGAGGCCCCCTTCGCGGAGGTGGTCCTAGCCATGCACGAATCCACCTCCGACGACAGCATAGCCTTCCACAGGGGGACGAAGGTGAGAAAATGTCATACGAGCAGCAGGTATGCCTTCAGATCGATAAACTCACAGCCCTTGGCTAGGCTCAAAGATGGCCGATTAGAGATGCTTACAGACGAGTATAGGAGGAGGGGGGTGGACGAGCTTGTTGTAAGGGATAGGTTTGAGAGGAGGGTTGCCCTAATCAAGTTCTATCCCGGATTCGACCCTGGAATTCTAGAATGGCTCGCCGACAGGGGATACAAGGGGGTCGTGTTGGAGGGGACGGGGCTCGGGCACGTGGGCTCCAAGTGCTACCCCTCCATAGAGAGGCTGATCAAGGAGGGGGCGGCCGTCTGCATGACCTCCCAGTGCCTCTGGGGGAGAGTTAATATGAGGGTCTACTCCACGGGGAGGGAACTCCTAAGGATGGGGGTTGAACCCTTAGGGGATATGCTGCCGGAGACGGCCATGGTGAAGCTCATGTGGGCTCTAGGGCAGGGGGAAGGGAGGGAGGAGGCGCTGAGGCTGATGAGGCTGAACATAGCCGGGGAATACTCAGAGCGGACTCTATATGAGGAGGGTGAAACCTAATGGACTATGGAGGCCTAGGACTTAAGGTCGGCCTAGAGATCCACCAGGAACTGGAGACCAGACATAAGCTGTTCTGCAGGTGTCCGCCGAGGCTCTTCAAGGGAGACCCCGAATATACCTTCAAAAGAAGGCTGAGGCCGAGCCAGAGTGAGCTGGGAGAGGTGGACCCGGCAGCCCTCTTCGAGTTCATCCAAGGAAAGACCATCATATACGAGGCTAATAGGGAGACCTCATGCCTTGTCGAGATGGATGAGGAGCCTCCAGGCCCCCTCGACGAAGAGGCCCTAGACACCTGCCTCATCTTCGCCCTGATGACTGGGTCTAGACCCGTCGATGAGATCCAAGTGATGAGGAAGATTGTCGTAGACGGATCTAACACAACGGGATTCCAGAGAACCTGCGTGGTCTCCGTCGGGGGCTCAATAGAGGCAGGAGGAAGGACCTACGCCCTTGAGCAGATCTGCCTAGAGGAGGATGCCGCGAGGAAGATCGATGAGGATGATGAAACGATAAGGTACAGGATAGACAGGCTTGGTATACCATTGATAGAGATCTCAACAGCTCCTGAACTCCATTCCCCCAAGGAGGCTGAGGAGGTGGCCCTGGCAATAGGTCGCCTCCTAAGAGCCACTGGAAGGGTTCGGAGGGGCCTTGGAACTATAAGGCAGGACCTTAACATCTCCATCGAAGGCGGAGCCCAGATAGAGATAAAGGGGCTCCAAGAGCTCGAACTCATATCCAAGGTCGTGGAGTACGAGGCACAAAGGCAACTGAGCCTTCTATCCATAGCATCCGAGCTAGGTGGCAGGGGGGTCAGCCCATCTGATTTGAAGGAGGAGTTCTTCGATCTCACCGACCTATTCGCCTCGATGGACTTTCCAACGATAAGGGAGGCTTTGAATGGAGGCCGTCGGGTTATGGCCCTCCGTCTCCCAGGGTTTGGAGGCCTACTCGATCGGGAACTCTGCCCAAACCTGACGCTGGGAAGGGAGATGGCAGATAGGGCGAGAGCCTGGGGTGGAGCAAGAATGGTCCTCCATATCGAGGAGCTCTCCAGGGATTTGAGCAGTGAAGAGATCTCATTGATCCTTTCGAAGACAATGACGAAGGAGGGGGAGGCACTCTTCATCGTGATCGATGAGGAGGAGAGGTGCAGGAGAAGCCTCCAAGCCCTCCTGGTAAGGGCTAGAGAGGCGATATTGGGGGTGCCGAGCGAGACTAGGGCGCCAAACCCGGATGGAACGACGCGATACACAAGGCCTAGGCCTGGGGCTGCCAGGATGTACCCCGAGACGGATGTCTTCCCCATACCCATAACACCTGAGAGGATAGAGAGGCTTAGGGCTGCTTTACCTGAGACCCCACAGGCGAAGCTTAGAAGACTGATGGAAGGCTATCGTCTGAACGAGAAACTAGCAAGGCAGGTTATAGACTCCGTCTACTGCGAGCTCTTCGAGGAGTTGGCTAAGGAGACCAAGGTATCTCCAACCGTTATAGCTGTTACCCTCACAGAGACCATGAAGAGCCTCGAGAGGGAGGGGGTTAGGGTGGGAGGGGTTAAAGAGGAGGCGTTGAGGAGCCTATTCAAGCTCATGGGAGAGGGGGCGTTGACTAAGGAGGCCATACCTGAGATTCTGAGATGGATCTCGGCTAATCCTGAGGCTTCTCCCGAGCAGGCTCTGGAGGCTCTTGGGCTTAAACCCATATCCGGAGATGAGCTGAGGCTGCTCGTAGAGAGGCAGGTTAAGGAGAACATGGAGATGGTGGCAAGGATGGGAGAGAGGGCCTTTGGCCCCCTCATGGGGATGGTCATGTCAAGGGTTAGAGGGAGAGCAAGGCCCGAGGAGGTGCAACTCCTACTCAAGGAGACCTTAAAGTCTATATCCTCTCGATAGCTCTAACGTGTTTTCAATAAAAGCTCATTCCCTTAACTAAATACAGATTTATTTTACATTTATATTTTAAAAACGGATTCTATTCAAAAAGCGTATCCTCCAAAAAAGTTAATTATGATTGACTTAAAACAATTCATTGCAAGCCCCCTGTGATAAAAATGAGTCGCCCCCCCTTCCGAATAAGGGTAAGGATTGGACAGGTAGAGGTTGAGATAGGGGGAGACAGGGCGGAGGTGATCTCCACCCTTGACGAGTTAGGTGGCATCGTCGAGAAGGTTCAAGACGCCTTTAAGCTTGAGGGGGAGGCAAATCTTAACCTTAAACCTGGGGCCGCCGCAGAGGATTTTCCCAAGATCCCAACGACAAACCAGTGCAGCGAGGCCGTGATCTCACTCCTCTCCACGGATTGGGGTAAAACCCCTCGAACCCTCTCGGAGATCAGGGAGGCGATGGAGGCGAATGCGATATTCTTCCCGAAGACGACTCTGTCAGGGGTTCTGGTATGGCTGGTCAAGAAGAACAAGATCAGGAGATGGAAGGATAAGAGGAGGGGGTATGTTTATACAATTCATGAGGTAGGAGAGGATGGCTAAACTCAAGCTGAATATAAAGACACAATTCTGCGAGCTTGAGATAGGAGGTGAGTCAAAATCGGAGGTTCTAGAGGCCCTGAGGGGAATAGATAGAGGATTTTTAGAAGAGGTAAAAGAGATCCTGTCATCGATTATGGAGACCTCGATAGATGAGGATCTCAGAGGTATAGTAGAGGCGAGGCACGATGGTCCCCTGATCGTGACTAAGAAAGATCTATCCCATTATGAAGCCATAGGGGTTGTTCTTTACTGCTCCAAGGATTATCAGGCTACCTCTAGGCAGATTAAGGATAGGCTCACAGCGAGCGGTAAGAAGGTAACCGTCCCAGCAAGGCTAAACGAGATGGTCAGGAAGGGGCTTGTCTTTAAGCCGGAGGAGAGGGGGTCTTTCTACAAGCTGTCAACGAAGGGGTTGAAGTGGATGGAGGAGGAGGTCATACCTAGGCTCCGGAGGTAGCCTCCATCCTGCTGAGTTTTTCATAGATTTCGGATGTGGCGAGTAGGAGTGAGAGGAGGATTATATTACTGTCACAGGTGTACCCACCATCCCTGAAGGGGGTTCTCTGTATCAGGCCCTTCTCCAGGAGCTTGGCCATAGCCCTCTCGGCCGCCTTAGGGGTGAGGTTCAGCTCCGTCGAGAGCTCCTTTATCGTCATCGTCCTCCTGGTACTTAACAGATGAGACAGTATGGCGAACTGGCTGGGTGCCTTCTGAATTGTTAGGAGGGCGTTCATCTTTTCCCTTAGATCCTTCACAGCCTCCTGGGTCAACTATCCTTTCAACTCCTCTTTGATCTCCCTATACAGCTTCATAAGCATATCATAAGGTGTTAGGTTAGAGACATAGCCTTCAGGGGTGGCTGAGATTAAACCCGCATCCTTAAGCTCGGTCAGCCTCGCCCTCACGGTTGAGGCCTTCTCCCAGACCTTCTCCGCTATCTCGGAGGGCTTCATGGCCCTATCCTTGAATGAGAGATAGCATAACACCTTGAAGGCCGACGTCTCAAGGCCCAGATCATCCAAAGCCTTTAACCTATCCTGGGACAATCCTCCTACCTCTCGAAGTAGTCTTTTAGTAGCATAACCAATATTGGCCCAAGCTTATACTTGTAGACCCCCCTCGAGACCCTGTCCACCAGCCCCTTGTTGTGGAGGTTGAAGAGGGCTATGTTGACCGCGTTCAGGGAGAGGGAGAGTTCCTTTGAAAGCTCTCTGGAGGACATCTGCTCCCCCTTCTCCACAAGCCTTAAGAGGACCAGACGCTGTGTATCCGCCCTCTTCAGTCCCTCCAACTCCTCGGAACCCGTCAAGGGGTCTCCCTCCGGCTACTGCTTCTTCACTGTACATCTCAAGTATAGATCCGATATTATATCCGTGAAGGCGATCTTAGACCTATAGGCCCCGTCATCCTGCTGTATCACAAATCCCTTCTCGAGCAGGGATCTCAAGGCGGGGCGCACGGTGCCAGGGGGGATCCCGGTCTCCTCGGCTATTTGCGAGGGCAGGCTCGCCCCCCTGAAAGAGAGATACGTCAGAATTTTAAACGGACTTGTATCAAAGGACAGCTCCCTTGTAACCCTATCTAACAGCTCCTCCATTCCAATCTGCCTCTAAACAACGCCCTTCTCCAATGCCCTTATTCTATCCAGAAGGTGTAGAAGGATCCTAGGAACATTTGGCGTGTAGTTCCCTCTCCCCTCTCTAAGCAACAGTCCCTCACCGCAGAGCTGTGAGAATACAGCCTTAACGGAGTTGTAGTTGGCGTTAAGTTTAGCGGCGACCTCACTGGGCCCCAGTTTCGGATCCTCGAGGAAGGCCCTAAAAACTGATTCTTTTAGGGTGGGCTCCTCGTTCATATCATATAAAATTATTTCAGCCTCCTTATATAACTTTATATTTCTCTGAAAGACCTGTAAGGCCGAAGTCCTCAAATTTATCGAGCGTTGAAATTTTGAGATATATAAATAAATCTTAAAAATTCCGAAATGACGCTCTACTTTCCGCAGCGTTTAAATATCCAAGAAAGGAATCGTTGTAAATGGGGTTTGGATGAGGGGTGGGAGACGGCAGGTTGAGAGCGGCTTCGCCCAGAATCCACCCGAAACCATGAACCTTAGACTCTGCCTAGAGATAAGGAACCTGATCTTCAAAGAACTCACGAGCAGCGTTAGGGAAGAGGGATCAAGGGTTAGGGAGCTCGCCTCCAGGGTCAGGCGTGAACTGGAGATCTTTAAGATGAGGAAGCTTGAGCCCTACAGGGAGGTCTCAGGGGCGGACGCGGGCAGCCAGACTTTACCTCTAGCATCAAGGCGGTACGCCGTCGTCAGCGCCCTTGTATACACCCACCCCCATGGAGAGAGGTATTTTAGGGATCCTGAGCCATTGATCCTACCATACACAGTCCCAAATGATAGGTTTGAGGGTACTCTGAGCCTGAGGAGAGAATCCAAGCTCTTCGAGACCGCCTGCAGCTTCATAGACGATGGTTGGAGGCCCCAGCTCCTACTCGTCGACGGCCCTCTAGCATTCAGCGACCTCTGGAGCAGGTTTGGAAGGGGTAGAGAGATATCAAGGCTGGTTGAGGCAGTAAACGGTCTCATGGAAAGATGCGGGGAGAAGGGCATAATACTGGCAGGGGTCGTTAAACGCCCATCTTCTCGGCATATAATCCACCTTCTTGGGCTCCAAGAGGAGACCGACTTATCCGACTCCTTCCTATTGCTACACGCCCTGAGACCGGGAGAGAGGACAGGCCTATTCTCCACAAGAGCCGAGAGGCCGCGAACCATAGGCTCCACCCTCCTACCCGAAGCGATTAGGCATCCGATATACTCCTTTTATGGGAGGTTCTCAGGAGACTGGTCCATCCCACCATTGAGGCTAGATCTGCCTGACCTCTCCCTAAGCCATCTCGAAGATGTGGCCGGCTACTGCTACAGCTCAAGCTTCTGGAACGGTATCCCCTTCCCGATCCTAAAGGCCGATGAGGAGGTCCGCATCTCTAAGAGGTTTATGAGTGAGATCTATGCCGAGGCCGTCGCCCGGATTGGGCGTCTAACGGGTGAGGTCTCCCTCCTAGCTCCATTCTGGGGTGAGGGTAGATGGATGGGGATATATTGATAGGATACACCTACAGCCTCACGGGGGAATATCCCGTAGAGGAGATAAACATCATACTGCTTAGGGATTCAGGGCTGGCTAAGGGCGACCTTGTTTATGTGAACCACCCTAAGAACGGGTCTCCAGTGGTCTATCAGGTGACACAGGTCTATCCCAGAAAGAGGGTTAGGGAGTATGAGGCTGCGATGTTGACGGAGGGGAGATTGGTCGATGACCCAGACTGGTCTCTACACGCCACGGCCTACCAATGGGGCTGGATGGATGAGAAGGGAGATCTAAGGCCCCTAAGGCATCATATACCCCCCCAGACCCCCGTCTACCTCGCTGGCAGAGACGTGATAGAGAGGTTTGTGAGGCCCGGTGGGGATTGGAAGCTTCTCCTCGGAGTGGACCCATCCAGCGAACTCGAAGTTGAACTCGACATGTATCACCTCATCAGGCAGTCATGCCTCATATGCGGATCCGTGGGCAGCGGAAAAACCACAACGGCCATATCGCTGATCTACAGGGCATCCCTGCTGAATCCCCCAGTGAGGTTCTTCATAGTAGATAAGGATGGAGAATACGGCTGCCTAGTAGAAAGGTTGCCCCCAGAAACGGCCATAAGGGTACCATGGAGGAGCTTCTTCCAGCCATCGGAGATCCCCTGGGAGGACTACCTCTCAGAGTTCGGATGGCAGAAGACATGGTGGAACTCGAAGATCCTCTTCAGGGCCCTGAGGAGCCTCTACTCGGCTGGTAACCCTGTCACGAAGCCCAATCTCAGGCGGGCCCTAAAATCTGTGACCCCCGACTCAATAGGCTTCGGGAAGAAGGAGACCGAGTTCGAGAGCTACATCCAGCAGGTATTGAACTCAATTAACAGCTCGAGGCTTATCCCAGAGTCCGAGACGGCCCCGATCGATCCCATCGAGCTTCTGGGGAGTTATAGGATAGTGATAATGGATCTCTCCCATGGGAAGGACTCATGGTCCCAGAAACAGGTTGTCATAGCACAGGCCTTGAGGAGGATCTTCAATGAGGCCCTTGAGAACAAGCTCTTCGGATGTGTAATCGTCTTGGAGGAGGCGATGTATTACGCCCCGCAGCGAGGAGTCTTCGAGATAGGAACCAAAGAGAGCAGGTCCAGGCTTCTGAGCATCCTTAAGGAGATAGCTACTAACGGGGGGAGAAATGGGGTTGGGCTCTGGATCGTCACCCAGAGGCTAGCTACGGTTGACAAGACCGTTGTAACCCAATGCGCCAACAACATCATATGCCACTCCCTCGAGGACCTAGACAAGCAGAGGCTGGCGGAGATCGTGGGAGGGGAGTTCGTAAACCTCCTAGGTGACCTCCCGAGGGGAGAGGCCATAGTGAAGGGGACCGCCCTCAAATGTAGGTTTCCAGTATGGGTAAGGGTCCTACCAGAGGTATTCCCGAGCTCCTCGACCTCCAGCCCGATATCGAGATTCAAAAACATGGAGACTCAAACCCAAGAACTTGAGATCCCGCCTATAAGACCAAGCCTTCGCACATAAATAGAGACTTGGGTCCATTTCTTAATCAAAAGCTCTCTGTGAGATAGATAACCCTGAGACCTCTGCGTAGAAATTCCAGGTAGGACAAATTTGTCTCATCTGGGAGAGAGATCACCTTTCTATATGGCTCAAAATTTTGCCCTTTTATAGCCTCCGATAGAAAATTGAGAAGGTGTTTTCTTTAGTTTCATTAAACAGGTTCATAAGGGATGTGTAAAACGATCTTATTCTAAATATTTTTCTTGTGCTAGAAAGGATTTAGCATAGAAATGCGAACATTAATTTCCAGCTCACATTTAATCCTCTAAAAACATCACCGGCCTTCGGGGGCCATCTCCCTGAGGATTAGCCAAAGCTTAATAATTTCTCAGGCTAAGAAGGAGGGGATGGAGCTTGGATATCGCCTCATCCTTTCTAGGTAGAGATATAGTGTCCATGAAGGACCTGTCTAGGGATGAGATTGATTTCATCCTAGATAGGGCGACGGAGATGGAGCCCATCGCCGAGAGAGGTTCGGATATGCTGCGGGGGAGGATAATGGCAACCCTCTTCTTCGAGCCGAGCACCAGAACCCGCCTGAGCTTCGAGTCGGCTATGCTGAGGCTGGGTGGGGGGGTCATAGGCTTCGCCGAGCCGGGAGTCTCCTCGGTAGCAAAGGGAGAGTCCTTAAGGGATACTATAAAGACTGTTGAAAACTACTCAGACATAATCGTCATAAGGCATTATGAGGATGGAGCGGCGAGGGTCGCTGCTGAAGCCGCTAAGATCCCAGTTATAAACGCCGGTTCTGGGAGCCTCGAGCATCCCACCCAGGCCCTTCTGGACTTGCACACGATG containing:
- a CDS encoding ATP-binding protein; translated protein: MDGDILIGYTYSLTGEYPVEEINIILLRDSGLAKGDLVYVNHPKNGSPVVYQVTQVYPRKRVREYEAAMLTEGRLVDDPDWSLHATAYQWGWMDEKGDLRPLRHHIPPQTPVYLAGRDVIERFVRPGGDWKLLLGVDPSSELEVELDMYHLIRQSCLICGSVGSGKTTTAISLIYRASLLNPPVRFFIVDKDGEYGCLVERLPPETAIRVPWRSFFQPSEIPWEDYLSEFGWQKTWWNSKILFRALRSLYSAGNPVTKPNLRRALKSVTPDSIGFGKKETEFESYIQQVLNSINSSRLIPESETAPIDPIELLGSYRIVIMDLSHGKDSWSQKQVVIAQALRRIFNEALENKLFGCVIVLEEAMYYAPQRGVFEIGTKESRSRLLSILKEIATNGGRNGVGLWIVTQRLATVDKTVVTQCANNIICHSLEDLDKQRLAEIVGGEFVNLLGDLPRGEAIVKGTALKCRFPVWVRVLPEVFPSSSTSSPISRFKNMETQTQELEIPPIRPSLRT
- the gatD gene encoding Glu-tRNA(Gln) amidotransferase subunit GatD, which codes for MDEALQGYRGRVREALETAGIKVGDLLRINGRSGTYEGILMPRIETAHDAYIVLKLRSGYNIGIAFEDSMSIERLREAERPHFRPPPIPETKPSLPRVSIISTGGTIASRVDYTTGGVRAAISSRDLLSIIPELSDIAVIDADILFSIFSENMEPSHWSEMARRTAQKIRDGAEGVIITHGTDTMGYSSAALSFALQGLPVPVILVGSQRSSDRPSSDAATNLIGSVKAAIEAPFAEVVLAMHESTSDDSIAFHRGTKVRKCHTSSRYAFRSINSQPLARLKDGRLEMLTDEYRRRGVDELVVRDRFERRVALIKFYPGFDPGILEWLADRGYKGVVLEGTGLGHVGSKCYPSIERLIKEGAAVCMTSQCLWGRVNMRVYSTGRELLRMGVEPLGDMLPETAMVKLMWALGQGEGREEALRLMRLNIAGEYSERTLYEEGET
- a CDS encoding DNA double-strand break repair nuclease NurA, yielding MRGGRRQVESGFAQNPPETMNLRLCLEIRNLIFKELTSSVREEGSRVRELASRVRRELEIFKMRKLEPYREVSGADAGSQTLPLASRRYAVVSALVYTHPHGERYFRDPEPLILPYTVPNDRFEGTLSLRRESKLFETACSFIDDGWRPQLLLVDGPLAFSDLWSRFGRGREISRLVEAVNGLMERCGEKGIILAGVVKRPSSRHIIHLLGLQEETDLSDSFLLLHALRPGERTGLFSTRAERPRTIGSTLLPEAIRHPIYSFYGRFSGDWSIPPLRLDLPDLSLSHLEDVAGYCYSSSFWNGIPFPILKADEEVRISKRFMSEIYAEAVARIGRLTGEVSLLAPFWGEGRWMGIY
- a CDS encoding winged helix-turn-helix transcriptional regulator, with the protein product MEELLDRVTRELSFDTSPFKILTYLSFRGASLPSQIAEETGIPPGTVRPALRSLLEKGFVIQQDDGAYRSKIAFTDIISDLYLRCTVKKQ
- the gatE gene encoding Glu-tRNA(Gln) amidotransferase subunit GatE, coding for MDYGGLGLKVGLEIHQELETRHKLFCRCPPRLFKGDPEYTFKRRLRPSQSELGEVDPAALFEFIQGKTIIYEANRETSCLVEMDEEPPGPLDEEALDTCLIFALMTGSRPVDEIQVMRKIVVDGSNTTGFQRTCVVSVGGSIEAGGRTYALEQICLEEDAARKIDEDDETIRYRIDRLGIPLIEISTAPELHSPKEAEEVALAIGRLLRATGRVRRGLGTIRQDLNISIEGGAQIEIKGLQELELISKVVEYEAQRQLSLLSIASELGGRGVSPSDLKEEFFDLTDLFASMDFPTIREALNGGRRVMALRLPGFGGLLDRELCPNLTLGREMADRARAWGGARMVLHIEELSRDLSSEEISLILSKTMTKEGEALFIVIDEEERCRRSLQALLVRAREAILGVPSETRAPNPDGTTRYTRPRPGAARMYPETDVFPIPITPERIERLRAALPETPQAKLRRLMEGYRLNEKLARQVIDSVYCELFEELAKETKVSPTVIAVTLTETMKSLEREGVRVGGVKEEALRSLFKLMGEGALTKEAIPEILRWISANPEASPEQALEALGLKPISGDELRLLVERQVKENMEMVARMGERAFGPLMGMVMSRVRGRARPEEVQLLLKETLKSISSR
- a CDS encoding winged helix-turn-helix transcriptional regulator, encoding MTGSEELEGLKRADTQRLVLLRLVEKGEQMSSRELSKELSLSLNAVNIALFNLHNKGLVDRVSRGVYKYKLGPILVMLLKDYFER
- a CDS encoding antibiotic biosynthesis monooxygenase is translated as MFIVVYNLKIPPERAARYIQIEKEMAGIYNEHGCLGVEIYRDAVDPQNWMEVYRFRDKEHYEEVVHSVVKDPRIEGLTKAFTSLLDGEENRPRKGVYFRMI
- a CDS encoding winged helix-turn-helix transcriptional regulator gives rise to the protein MTQEAVKDLREKMNALLTIQKAPSQFAILSHLLSTRRTMTIKELSTELNLTPKAAERAMAKLLEKGLIQRTPFRDGGYTCDSNIILLSLLLATSEIYEKLSRMEATSGA